In one window of Mesoplodon densirostris isolate mMesDen1 chromosome 4, mMesDen1 primary haplotype, whole genome shotgun sequence DNA:
- the GPR135 gene encoding LOW QUALITY PROTEIN: G-protein coupled receptor 135 (The sequence of the model RefSeq protein was modified relative to this genomic sequence to represent the inferred CDS: inserted 4 bases in 2 codons; deleted 2 bases in 1 codon) yields the protein MEKQPPPPVRPTVSTTLSGSPRPGAPSAAGTPGRTSSAVATAVLSFSTASAAALGNQSGGSGGDSTGASAGGGLGGHGAAGRPPLGPAAAPLLSQGAAVEAQTLVLLLIFLLSSLGNCAVIGVIVKHRQLRTLTNAFILSLSLSDLLTALLCLPAAFLDLFTPPEGXRPAAAAGPWRXASHLFSSCFGIVSTLSVALISLDRYCAIVRPMREKIGRRRALQLLAGAWLAALGFSLPWELLRATWESPAAQSFHGCLYRTTPDPAQLGAAYSVGLGVACYLLPFLLMCFYHYHVCRTVRLSDLRVRPLTTCARVLRFFSDVRTATTVLIMIVLVICCWGPYCFLVLLTAARQAQATQAPSLLNVVAVWLTWANGAINPVIYAIRNPNISMLLGRNRQEGYRTRNMDVFLPNQGPALPARSSNPLRNRYSNHLGACSRMSSSNPTSVVGGDDVAMWARKNPVVLFCPEGPPDPATAAAKQPKSEAGDTSLQEGLGCTACEGKFPPASMNNTGFRGESCVS from the exons ATGGAgaagcagccgccgccgccggtGCGCCCAACAGTGAGCACAACCTTGTCGGGCAGCCCACGCCCCGGCGCCCCCTCCGCGGCCGGCACGCCTGGCCGGACTTCCTCTGCGGTGGCGACGGCCGTGCTCTCTTTCAGCACCGCGTCGGCCGCGGCGCTGGGGAACCAGAGCGGCGGGAGCGGGGGCGACAGCACTGGCGCCTCGGCTGGCGGCGGCCTCGGCGGGCACGGTGCGGCGGGGAGGCCACCGCTGGGCCCCGCGGCGGCGCCGCTGCTATCTCAGGGGGCGGCGGTGGAGGCCCAGACGCTCGTCCTCCTGCTCATCTTCCTGCTGTCTAGCCTGGGCAACTGCGCGGTGATAGGGGTGATCGTGAAGCACCGACAGCTCCGCACCCTCACCAACGCGTTCATCCTGTCCCTGTCTCTGTCGGATCTGCTCACGGCGCTGCTCTGCCTGCCAGCCGCCTTCCTGGACCTCTTCACACCGCCCGAGGg ccggcccgccgccgccgcggggccctGGCG CGCCAGCCATCTCTTCAGCTCGTGCTTCGGCATCGTGTCCACGCTCAGCGTAGCC CTCATCTCGCTGGACCGCTACTGCGCCATCGTGCGGCCGATGCGGGAGAAGATCGGGCGCCGCCGCGCGCTGCAGCTGCTGGC CGGCGCTTGGCTGGCGGCGCTGGGCTTCTCCTTGCCCTGGGAGCTGCTCCGTGCTACCTGGGAGTCCCCGGCGGCGCAGAGCTTCCACGGCTGCCTGTACCGGACGACCCCGGACCCCGCGCAATTGGGCGCGGCCTACagtgtggggttgggggtggctTGCTACCTGCTGCCCTTCCTGCTCATGTGCTTCTACCACTACCACGTCTGCAGGACCGTGCGCCTGTCGGACTTGCGCGTGCGGCCCCTGACCACCTGCGCGCGCGTGCTGCGCTTCTTCAGCGACGTGCGCACGGCCACCACAGTGCTCATCATGATTGTCCTCGTCATCTGCTGCTGGGGGCCCTACTGCTTCCTGGTGCTGCTGACCGCGGCCCGGCAGGCCCAAGCCACGCAGGCTCCCTCGCTCCTCAACGTGGTGGCCGTATGGCTGACCTGGGCCAATGGGGCCATCAACCCTGTCATCTATGCCATTCGCAACCCAAACATTTCGATGCTCCTAGGGCGCAACCGGCAAGAGGGCTACCGGACTAGGAACATGGACGTTTTCCTGCCCAACCAGGGCCCGGCTCTGCCAGCTAGAAGCAGCAATCCCCTTCGAAACCGCTATAGCAACCACCTGGGGGCCTGCAGCAGGATGTCCTCTTCCAACCCGACCAGCGTGGTGGGAGGGGACGACGTGGCCATGTGGGCTCGCAAAAATCCAGTTGTGCTTTTCTGCCCGGAGGGGCCACCAGATCCTGCGACAGCAGCAGCTAAACAGCCTAAATCTGAAGCCGGGGATACCAGCCTCCAAGAAGGGTTGGGATGCACAGCTTGTGAAGGCAAATTTCCACCCGCTTCGATGAACAATACAGGATTCCGGGGAGAATCGTGTGTTTCATAA